TATAAAGTGTGTGTATTTTcatttattgtattttattataaataaaaaaataaaaaataaaaggtggTGGGTTCAATATGTTACGGACAACCAACCCAACGACCCtccttaacattttttttcaagaacTTCAGTTGATTCGCAAAACAACAAGATCTGGACGGAATAGTACATGACATAATAAGATAATACATGATAGGAGTTGTAACGGATGGAGATAATGcgataatattattatattcgaaactaaaatggatattttgtttttttttttatatttgtaatatggacaaaaagttgtcatatGGTATTGTGAGTgacaaaaattcaaattttttttctttttttacccCTACAAACAAACCAATATTCCCATTTTATcccttttggaaaataaaaaaaaatgagttttgaaCAATTATCCCTctctgcaattttatttttggatttgatcCCTCTAAGTGGATGACTGAGCATCATCATTGACACATCATCCTCGTTTGCCACGTTACATGTTGCCATGTCAGTCTCCGTTTGCCACGTCATCATTTTTTAAACGACACTTAACATTaggggactaaaaccaaaaagatTTACACATTCAGtgactattttaaaacaaaaaatgatacAGGGATGAAAACTAACAACTTGTGAACTTACAGGGACGAATTGATCATTTAAGCctataaaaaatgatatttaataaatactatGCATCAATATATTTAGCTAAACACCTGAAAGTGCAACCACCTTATGGGTGTGGTTGAAATTCACCTGCAGTCAAATAGTGACCGCAGGGAATCCATTTCCCAAAATTAGAAATATTGACTAGATGTAAGGAGTGTGGGGACAAGGTTGTCGGAGTTGTCGGAATAAAGTTTTTACGTcaacttatttaatttatttagaattgaAATATAAACTCGACTAATAATCCGGTAGAATTTAGTTCATATTAAAATGAGTTAGGATCCGTTTACTCTAGGTGTCAAACTAAACTTTAACACCAAATCTTATCCCTccatttcaatttttcattttttttatttaccgTCCATTTCAATTAATCTGACGATCCTTGTTTATTTTATAGATCAGTTCATATGATCTTCTCGGTGCTCCTCATTAGTACTCTGCAATAGCGCTGGAGAACATCCCAGCATTTCATTTATCTGCAGcgattagtttatttttggttGATCCAAATGTTCATCTTAATCAGTGATCATAATCCAAACACCTGATGCACATCTCTTTATCGTTTAAACACAATAAAACCcacaattcaaaaataaataaaaataaagcacCTGAATGGAATTCATGAACCTAGAAACAAAATCGGTGAATAGAGTATTGCATTGTAGTCATGAAATTCGTGAATTATCACATAATTTTCCAATATTTTGCCATTGCATCACTAAAAAATTGGAAAGAGAAAGCACATACGCAAATTAAATGAATAAACATAGCCATTGGATTAATCGTAATTGACGGATTAGATTTGGTGTCTCATGATGTCAACGAATcctaattctattaaaattatatataatatataaaaaactaatatattattaattttaaattcaaaaatcaattttaaatattagatgaTTCACACTCAACtaattttctctcattctcataAATTACATATGACTATAGTCATATATTTGAATAAGAAATATTGTTGGTGTTGGTTGAAAATATACATGTTGAAAAGTCTTGATTTTCCCAACAAATGACACCAACAACTATATACCCACAATATAATTTGTAAAGAATAATATCagtctcatttttttttcatatgacTCTTTAAATCATGAATGTCATATAagaatgaatattatatatgattgaaatatcAAGTTATTGTATTGTAAATTTTAACCCTTgttatgcttaacaagtgcccccgGGGGGCACCGTTTAACATgactcttttatttttatgaaacccctattatatttatgtatttttatgttaatttaatataatttatatatattaatcttTCTGTATAGCAAAATTCAATCTTAGAAGAACTACGTTCATAGACCTAGGCAACataaatttttatcttttttttgtatatatttttttcttttcttatttccGCACACGTGCATAAAATAACAAACATTGTTCCCTGCTGGCTgctataagcaaaaattcacttttagaATAATTGATAGAcctgatctataatatagaatAATTCACTCAcgaatgtcaaaaaaaataccTCCTCCAATTTTTAATAACATGTACTATTCAAGTAGGCAAAAACGTGacaatttttcaatcttcattatctcttattcatcaaaaaaaaaaaagtaggcaAAAACGTGCGAGTTTAAATGATTTTACCGATTTTACAGAGTGTTAAATCGTGTAAACTCGTTTTGACTTGCGATTTTACTCAAAACTATTTTAGCTTTGATTTAACACGAAAGTCATACCTAAAAATGTAGAATCGGTAGAAGTTGCGATTTAAAACGAAATTTTAACAACTTTGGTGGGGTGTATACTTCCACTCTCGAACAACATCTTTATAATTACTTCCTCCGgccacaaatataagcaaaagtgcactttttagattcattgaagtGCAATTTTGTCTAGTTATAAGAAGTTTTGGTAATGTGCACGAGATTCTAGATTCATCTGCTCTAATGCAACAAACTCCACCTATATATCTCTCAACCTAACTCTTCTAATACCTCTATCTCACCTACTCGTATTCACCCTCACAACACTCACATCATGTCCACTAGAGCCAAAAATGGAATTGTTCAACCCAGATTGCATCCCACTCTTCTTTTAACTTATGTTGAACCAACAAGTTACAAACAAGCTATGAAATCTGATGAATGGTTACAAGCTATGCATGATGAATATAGTGCTCTCATGAAAAACAATATTTGGTCTCTAGTAAGCTTACTAGGAAACAGACATGTCATTGGTTGTAAAGGGTTTGTTAAGGGAATACCCCTATGTCACGAGATATATAGTACTAATTGCTAGGAATAAGAATTTACATtccatataaatataatttggcACAATAGACTTGGTCATCCTCATCATGAGGTGCTTAAGGCCACTATGAAACTTTGTAATCaaaatttacataataaaatCCAATTTTTCTGTGATCTTACGGGTCTTGCCCGTGTTGAATCGTCCtgttattcatatttttttgacTTGTGTTGATGCTTACGCTCGTTTTATTTGGATATTTCCTTTAAAACTTAAGTACGTCTCATACTCTGTCAAAACAATAGATATCTCTCTCCAAAAGTTAAGCAATTTCTAACAAACTTTGTTTCCAAAAGATATCTTAATTTATGTGAcccaaaaaaatgttttaaaaaaaagatatatttctaTTAATTCCTTTCTAAATAAATACTCCTTCTAGTtacatttataagcaaaaaaactacttttacgcggtgtttaaaaaatttagttaagtgtaattaatttttttaatttaatataaaacatgagtcctttccaaaaaaaaatataaaagtaagtTTACTAGAAATAAACCTTGTTTTCCTTGGAAATCGCATGTACCTTTTGAAAAGTAAGGGTATATTAGAAATAacagtattaattaatttaaaagtaattaagttttgcttataatagtgaccaaaattttaagtcttttttgcttataaatgtgaccggaggaagtattaaccaaataattaaaatgggcgaaattcaaataaaataaatatttctaaattttggggagttacaactctcccccctTTCCCCCTTTTAGAATTTTCGTCCTCGAAAATTGTCTAAGATTTCCACAAGGCAACTAGCTAACACATACTACTAGAGAAGTCTATAGTCACTaactttacttatattattctCATgcataataaaacaaataaagtcGGATAACCATATAACACGTAAATAATATCAAGCAAGGAAAACATGTCAGTTAGCAGCAACGGTTTCAAGAACTTAACGAGTACTTTGTAAAATAAACGGTGGCTAATGTGCAAGTGTGACtacaaaaatcaaataaagaAAGCATAAGGTAGACATGACTGACTCTAAGCCACTTGATTTAACCGGACTGACCTGCTCTAattgacacataacccacacaatCAGGACCAACCAGACTCTGATACCAATCGTAACACCCCAAACCCGAAACTCATAataatctgatttttaaaatgtttttttaaaaattctctTTCAGAGACATCATACAGCGGATAAAAGTGTTTTTACTGGTAGATATAATTAACAATGCCTGTTCTTGCAAGGTAATTGACCCTCCTCGTGTGATCTAGCAAAGGACACTACTAAAAAAGTAAcctttttgagtaaaaaaaaaaagtaacctTTTAAAAATTCCTTGGGACAgcttattaaattaaaaatatcaattttgttaGATACCAGATTAGATATAAATGAACAGGAATAATGCAAGCAAAATACTTTCTGGTTTTTGAGAGAATTTACAAACAACACGTGCTTTGTTTTCTTAGGAAGCAATGCCAAATGAGAGAATTTACTTTTCTGTAGAAAAAGTTAAGCCTTTGTTCCTTTGCAATAAGCCAAATTTTCTACTGAGGAAATTAATCACTAAGTTTAACTACCAGAATCCAGAAGATAATTGACTGGTTGAAATCTATGAAAGCATCGACATTAACATGAATACCTGATATGATACGTTAAGAATCATATGGGATGAGAGGGCCACAGATCAGCGTATGAATATTCATGTGCTAACATATTgattttgattgaaaaaaatggTAAACTGTGTACATTATAATTACTAACTAACCTACTAACTAGGGCCGGTCACGATCACGACTATTTGGAGGCTCGTCTTAAatgtttttttgaagaagctaaattagcccacccaaattggcgccagagagaatcgaacctcagacctcaagaggagcacactcccaggtcccaagccaataccaatgcatcAACTCAAGTGGGTTGCTCGTCTTAAATGTTAAAAGTGAAccctaataaatataaataaagaaaaaacaaaaataataatccTCATTGAAGTTAAAACAACAATGTTGAAGTTAATGTTGAAGTTGaactagcaaaaaaaaaattaatgtaagaGATAATTAGCAATTCCCAAATACAATCACAAATTAGAAAATAGAATAGAAGAAAAAACGGAAAAACTAAGTAAGTAGCAAGTTCGTTCAAATTAAATTAGAGACCTGACTCTCATCGTAAAAATGGgcccttaatataaaaaaaaaattaaaattgttataaaagagcaattttctatttatattgtaaataaatacaaaaataaaataaattttttttttaaaaaaaataactaggGGGCAAACAGCAATTAAGTGATGCCTAGGGGGTGCAAACAGCAACTCAGCATTCTAATTGAGTGAGCTGGTGGAAGTGGAAGCAGATTGATGACTTGCTGTTTACACCCCCAAGGCTACCCTGAATTACTATATGCACCTAGGTaaatcatttattaaaaaaattgaggcccCAAAGGCCCAGCTCTGTAGAGCTGTTTGCACCACCCTAGGGCCTCCCCTGCTACTAACACTAACAGAATTGCCTATTTTAACATGATACGACACAAACACTGGCATGTAGATACCGGTAATAATTTTAAACAACAGTCGTGTTAACGTAAAGTAGTTAAATATAGAGATTTGACATTTCATGATGCTAAAAATTTAATACGTAAAAGGTTAAATGCAAAATTTCcaagaatttttttatgtattttttttttaagtaggattttttttttatgtatttgtctcctaataaacatGTGTAAGCATATGTGTCAGACACCAAACACATTTTCAATTtaaagtgtcggtgctacataaGTTGAATGACTCAATCAGAAAATCCACTTCCATAATTAACCAGAAAAAATCAACTGATTTCAAAATGTCCACAAATCTGTTTCCATCATTGATAAGTAAATTTTGTATAAACTGCAAATATGCAGCATTTTGTCACCATCAATAATTTTCAATTACTTGGAATCAACCAAAACTATGTATACACATGTTAATATAATGATTTCTGtatcttttttcttattttttgacTTCACTTTCTTAAACTTCTCATGAAATTCTGTCTCCGGAACGCGATCCACGACTTCTTCGTTTGATCAACCAGTAAACAAAACCACCAACAAGAGTCATAACTATAAGACCATCAAAAACTCCTACTGCTAGAAGTATCCATCTTTTCAAATTATGCTTCTCATGATTTTGACCAATTCCCTTTGGAACCTTAACCATATAACTAAATCCGGTGCCTTTATCTACCTGTTTGAGACCAAGGACTAATCTATAAAGATAACATTCCGCAGCTTCTACGCTAGCATTCCGAAAATACAATGCCGCAGCACATTTACAATCCTGTAAACATAAACTCGAACACGCGTCTCGACTAATATTAACAGTTTGAGGAATACCTTTGATCACACTACTTACATTATCAATTTCCAACATTTCCCCCTTTTTACCGCTGCAAAAATCTCCGGAAAATCCTTCACTACAATCATAACTACCCTTTTTGTCATTTGTCAAAATCAGAATACATGAACATGTACTGGAAAATGTACATATACCATAAGGTCTACAGGAATTTGGAAGATCACATGTATTGTTAAGTGCTTGAAAAGAAGCCTCGAATTTTCGTTTCTCGGGTGAATAGTAATAAAGGCCAAAATTTCCTGTTTCATTCTTTAGTGCTAAAAATTTTAGTGGTTGAATAGTTTGAGATGGAATTTGAGCTATTTTCTTGTATTTAACATCAAACAATAATAACCCTTTTGAACTTAGCTTAATGTATGTAATACTTCTATTCATTGAAGGCTGAAAATTCCAATAAGAATACCTCAATTTACCGGAGTTTACATACAACGCAACCTTGTTGTTCTCGATTTCGAATGAGTAGAAAATGCTTGAGTTGATTCGTGAAGATGTTAATCGAGTCGCTACATCAAGTTGCTGGCCTCGGAGTATTACATCAGTTGGAAAATTGAAACTTTGCCATTTTACATTGTTAAATTCATCCATAAGCACAAGGTTTCCTGTGTTCTGTATTTGCAATCTCTGCTTCAAATGAGTCAATGCAACAATTCATGTATTAGATTATAAGAATTGCAGCTCTATTGACTATCTataataaacaacttaattatgcGCTTATAGCATAGGCACATATCATCATCATAtgatataagtgcttatgtataagctatttttataacaaaagataaaataagatcaaactgttttcatataaactaGTTCTAGCATAATGCTAGCTTATCACATACTTTGaagttaaaa
This genomic interval from Trifolium pratense cultivar HEN17-A07 linkage group LG6, ARS_RC_1.1, whole genome shotgun sequence contains the following:
- the LOC123890654 gene encoding PAN domain-containing protein At5g03700-like, producing MNVFFFVFVLLFNYVFSESSIGIGYKLMVQVPGKYEIGGFIGGGYLLETKTVPNFRVALSIEGVNGKFSCSLLVFLGDVKVWDSGHYSRFYVTGKCLLEFTMDGDLRLKGPNETLGWKTGTSGQAVKRLQIQNTGNLVLMDEFNNVKWQSFNFPTDVILRGQQLDVATRLTSSRINSSIFYSFEIENNKVALYVNSGKLRYSYWNFQPSMNRSITYIKLSSKGLLLFDVKYKKIAQIPSQTIQPLKFLALKNETGNFGLYYYSPEKRKFEASFQALNNTCDLPNSCRPYGICTFSSTCSCILILTNDKKGSYDCSEGFSGDFCSGKKGEMLEIDNVSSVIKGIPQTVNISRDACSSLCLQDCKCAAALYFRNASVEAAECYLYRLVLGLKQVDKGTGFSYMVKVPKGIGQNHEKHNLKRWILLAVGVFDGLIVMTLVGGFVYWLIKRRSRGSRSGDRIS